AGGCCTGCGGATCGTCCACGTGGAAGCGATACGCATATTCGTCGGTGTCATAGACGTATTGACACGGATCGGTGCGGTGTCGATACAGGGATACCACATCATCCATCTCGGGGCGACAAGATGTGCCCAAGCCCCATTCTCCAACGCAGACGTAGTCGTCTAAGTGCCACGGATCCCGATAGCTTTCACTCATCTCAATCGGGTCGAGAATCTGCATACGAGGTCTCCTTTCTTACGAACACATTTACGGGTTGTCCTGCCATGTCTTGGCATCGCGGATCTTTCCGGTGCACGCCAAACATACCGAACCCCATTCGCGAGACTTTGATGACGCCGCGAGGATATTAGTCGGTAATCGTAAGAGTTTTGACACCGAAGCGGTTAAACGGGATTGAGGGAGCGTTAATCGGTCGGAGAGAATATTGTGATAGCAGATTTACTCCGATTCGGAGTGAGGGTGTTGCAAGGCCGTATGGCGGGGCGCGCGCCCCATATTTTTGTGATGGACGGCGTGAAACTTTTGGGAGATTTCTTCAGGAGTCCAGCCACAATGCACGGCAGTGCCCAACCACAGGTATAAGAGGTCCGTCAGTTCTTCGGTGAGGTGCTCCCAATCGGCTTGGGTAAACCCCGTGTGATCGGCGCCCCGAGGAGCTTTCGTCACCACTGAGGCGATTTCGCCCAATTCTTCTTGCATGAGGGCCAAACGGAGCAACAATTCGTCCCGGGTTCCCGTAGCAACCGGAAATCCATGCCGGGCGTGAAACGTCTGCACGGCATTGTAGGCATCGGATATCGTCATGGGGGAAGATGCTGACACTAAAGCAAAACGCACCATCAGATGGTCGTAAGCTATGGGAAACGTGTGATGGCATGCAGGACAGATAACGGCCTGGTCGATTTCAGGAGCAGGATAGGGAAAGAGGTAAGAGCAACACGGGCAGCGGATGTCAAAGTGTTGGGTCACGAGTCCGTGGTCCGAGAGAGCGACCAGTGTGTCAAACACGTCTTGCGGGTCAGCCTGCACAGCCCGGGCTATCACGCTCGGTGTCAGGAAACAGGGCGGATCAACGTTGGAAATGTCGCGGAGAAAGGTGAGAAGGTGCTGAGCGAGAGGATTGTTCATGCGTTTAACCCGTCCTTTTTTCCCAAATGGTATGGTTATTGCCTTTTATCTTTTATCATGAGTCCAAGGCAAAGTCCGCGCCGTATCCGCAGACCGCCTGACAGAGGTTCCTTGCGGCATCCCAGTCCGAGGACGTACCATCCGAATGCACGTGCACCTCGGGAATGTGGTGTTTAATCGCCACGAGCATGGCCGTCACCGCCAGATCAT
The Sulfobacillus thermosulfidooxidans DNA segment above includes these coding regions:
- a CDS encoding nucleoside triphosphate pyrophosphohydrolase family protein gives rise to the protein MNNPLAQHLLTFLRDISNVDPPCFLTPSVIARAVQADPQDVFDTLVALSDHGLVTQHFDIRCPCCSYLFPYPAPEIDQAVICPACHHTFPIAYDHLMVRFALVSASSPMTISDAYNAVQTFHARHGFPVATGTRDELLLRLALMQEELGEIASVVTKAPRGADHTGFTQADWEHLTEELTDLLYLWLGTAVHCGWTPEEISQKFHAVHHKNMGRAPRHTALQHPHSESE